TTTGGGGAGCTTCGGAAAGAGCTCTATCAATGCAACTGCTGGTTTAGAATATCAGCAACAAAATGTTTCGTCTTTCACAGCAGGAGCTGCTAACTTTTCAGATAGATTTTTTCAAGAAGAGAATATCATTTCAGGAAGCTTCTCTGTACCAACTGTTTTTGGTGGAGGTGTAAACTCAGGCTTTGATTCATACTTTGGTCGTATTCAGTATGATTATGATAATAAGTATTTTGTAACTTTCTCAGGTCGTAATGACGGACTTTCTGATCTACCCGCTGCAAGTAGAAGAGGTAATTTCTTTGGTGGGTCACTTGCTTACCGCGTGTCTAACGAGAAATTTTTCCAGGAGTCGGCACTTTCAAACTTAATAAGCGATATGAAGCTTAGGGCGAGTTACGCACAAGTAGGAAATGTTTCTATCGGTGATTTTCCTTACTTAGGATTGTTTGGTGCTGCTCAATATGGCTCACAAAATGGTGTTGGTTTTACACAAGCTGGTAACTCTGGTTTGAAATGGGAGTCAAGTACACAAACAAACTTCGGTATTGATTTAGGTTTTCTTCAAAACAGAATCTTATTTACTGCAGAATATTATAGAAATGACGTTTCAGATTTGATTTTAAATGCCCCTACGGCTCCTTCATTGGGTATTCCAAACAATTCTATTTCTAAAAATGTAGGCTCTCTTTACAATAAAGGTTTAGAGTTTAGCCTTTCTTATGAAGCAGTGAGTAAACCAAATTTCTCATGGAATACAGGTCTGAACTTCTCCACGCAAGAGAACATGGTAACTGGTCTAAATAAAGGAACAGATGGTACAGATCAACCAATTTTTGCTGGACCTTATCATATCATTAGAGTAGGTGATCCAGTTGCATCTTTATATGGATTTCAGTCAGCTGGAGTGAATCCTGCCAATGGTTTTCCATTATTTGAAAAAGGCGATGGACGTATTGTTCAAAGAAACGTAAACACTGGTGCATACTCTTTCTATAATTCGGAGAATCCAACAGTTACGACTGATACTCAAGGTGCTTCTTTACTATCAGCCGATGTAGAGGATGGTGGAGATCGTAGAGTTCTTGGTAATACAAATCCAACTTATTTCGGCGGCTTTACAAATACGTTTGCATATAAGGGAATTGACTTGGAGATATTTACTCGCTTTTCAGGAGGAAATAAGATCATGAACGTAACTCGCCAAGAAACTCTTTTAAATCAGGATTTCAACAATAATGGTGCTGAAATATTGAATAGATGGACCGAAGTTGGACAAATAACAGATGTGCCAAAAATGGTATTGAATAATGGAAATGTTATCAATTTGAATGGTGCTACTAATAGCCGTTTTGTTGAAAATGGAGATTTTGTTCGAATACAAAACATCGTTTTGGGGTACTCTCTGCCTAAGTCAATTTTTGAAAATACTAAGACAGGTATCAGAAGTGTGCGTGCTTATGCTTCTTTACAAAATGCATTAACTTTTACAAAATACACCGGATTAGATCCTGAGTTGAACGCGAACGGAAACGTTAACCAAACTTTTGGACTTGACTATAACACAAACCCTCAGTTTAGAGCCTTCACTTTTGGTCTTTCTGTAGGACTGTAATCTATCGACAATATTAATTCATAAATTAAAATGAAAATATCAAAATATAGTAAATTAGCGATTGTGGGCTTGGTTGTCAGTGCTTTCTCATGCAACGTGACAGATCTTGCTCCAATAGACGCCCTTTCTGAGTCAACAGCATTTCAAACGCCAGAGCGTATAGAGCTTGTTGTTGCAGGAGTTTATGACGGGGCTCAATCCGGTTTTTATGCTGGAGGGCTTAACGGAGGTGTTATTCGTGGGTACCCATTTGGTGCTGCACATTTGCAACAAGGTGATTGCCGAGGTGAGGATATGGTGAGTGTTGCGGCGTTTTACGGTATTACCTATGACGGTACTTATGATGCCACTACTCCTAATAATGGTTTCTTTTGGCAAACTAGTTACGCAATGATAAACCGTGCCAACGTGGCAATTGACGGTATTAGAAAAGCTCCAACAGAAGGTGCCCTCACAGCAGAGATTAAAAATAGCTATGAGGCGGAGTTGAGATTATTACGTGCTTTGGGTCACTTTTACCTAGTAGTGAATTTTGCTCGTCCATTTGGTGATAATCCTAATGCTGCAAATGGAGGTATAATTTACCGTACAGAGCCAGTAGGTACTAGTACCGGTTTAACGGCTGATGAAGCTGGAGTTCAGCCAAGAAATACTGTAGCTGAATGTTATACAAAGTTATTGGAAGACCTTGATTTTGCAGAAGCCAACCTTCCTGCTACTAGAGCAGTCAATGGAATCACTCGAGCTACAAAGGGTGCTGCAATTGCCTTAAAAACAAGAGTAAAGTTGCATCAAGGCAACTGGTCAGGCGTTATTACTGAGGCTAATAAGCTGTTACCTTCTTCTGGTACGTTACAGAGCCCAATTGGTGGTTATCAGCTGACAGCAACCCCGATGGGGGCTTTTGGAAGTGCAAATAAAACAAATACAGAGTCGATTTTATCAATGGAAAATAATGACGTTGATAACGCTGGTGTAAATGGAGCTGCTCCTACTATGTACTCCGCATCTGTAGTTGGCGGAAGAGGTATTGTAGGGATTAGTCCATTGATTTGGAATCAACCGTTTTTCGCTGCCGACGATTTCCGTAAATCTGCCCAAATGGTTACACAAGATGGAGCCACTTCACCGGGTCGTGGAGCATATTTTACAAAAAAATATGCTGATGCTACAGCAAGAACAGATAATTCGCCAATTATACGTTATGCTGAGGTGGTTTTAAATGCTGCTGAAGCAATAGCACGTACTTCTACAGGTGTTGATGCTCGTGCTCTTAGTTTGCTGAATGCAGTAAGAAATCGTGCTTTGCCTGAAGGTTCTCCTGCTCGTTATACTGAAGCTAGCTTTGCTTCAAATGCTGAGCTAGTTAGAGCGATTTTGAACGAACGAAGAATAGAGTTCTTAGCTGAAGGTATGCGTTGGTTAGACATTCACAGGCTAGGTACTGATGCAACTTTTGGGCCTGGTGGAGTTCCGGCTAAAGCAAGTAGGACGCTAACCTTTACTAATTTATATACTAATGACCCAACAACAACTTTCACAATGTTGGCTGCGTTGCCGTACAGTAGCTTTAAGTTTATATGGCCTTTGCCAATTGAAGAAATAAACAATAACCCAACGTTGAAAGCTCAGCAAAATCCAGGCTATTGATTTATAGTATGTTTAAATAAAATGGTGTTCAATTCAAGTTGGGCACCATTTTTTTTATGTTAATATATCAGAATTATATTTTCTGCAATTGCCTTAATTTGGTGTGAATTGATTTATTAAATAAAATGAAGGATGATTGTACGTTAAGAATGATGGCTTGAGTTCTTAATCTAAACATTTGTAAATTGAATCAGAATAGTCAAAACAAGAACCATTTTTTCGTTCTTTTGAGAATGTATAAATTATTAAATGTATATTTGACACATAAAAAGTTTTTTACCTAAAATTATCTATAACATGAGCAAGCTGAATGTAACATTGGGAGATAAGGAATACTTCCCTTTTATCAAAGAACAAATTAAATTCGAAGGCAGAGAGTCGGATAACCCAATGGCTTTCAAGTGGTACGATGCTGACCGTGTCATTGCTGGTAAAACCATGCGTGATCATTTGAAGTTTGCAGTTTCTTACTGGCATACTTTCTGTGGAACGGGTGGTGATCCATTCGGCCCTGGAACAAAGAATTTTCCTTGGGACGCTAAAGGCAACAACATTGGTGGAGCAAAAGATAAAATGGATGCTGCATTTGAGTTTTTCACAAAACTTGGAACAGACTATTGGTGCTTTCACGATGCGGATATGTCTCCAGAGGGTGATTCTGTAAAGGAATACGAGAGCAACATGCGTACGATGGTAGATTACGCAAAAGCGAAACAAAAAGCTTCGAATGTGAAGTTGCTTTGGGGAACTGCCAATTTGTTTTCGAATCCTCGTTACATGAATGGAGCTAGTACAAATCCAAACTTTGATGTTGTAGCTCGTGCTTCGGTTCAAATACAGAATTGTATCGATGCAACAATTGAACTTGGTGGAGATGGATATACTTTTTGGGGAGGTAGAGAAGGCTACATGAGCTTACTTAACACTTTGCCAAAGAAAGAACTTGCAAACATGGGTCGTTTCCTAGGTATGGCTCGCGATTATGCTCGAAAAAATGGCTTTGAAGGTTCTTTTTACATTGAGCCAAAGCCAGCTGAGCCATCAAAGCATCAGTATGATTTTGATACACAAACAGTTATAGGATTCCTACGTGAGCATGGTCTTGAGAAGGATTTCTCAATGAATATTGAAGTAAATCACGCAACATTGGCAGGGCATACATTCTCTCACGAGCTACAAATGGCTGCTGATGCAGGAATGTTAGGATCAATAGATGCTAATCGTGGTGATTACCAAAACGGATGGGATACAGATCAATTTCCAGTTGATATTTACGAACTCACCGAAGCCATGCTTATCATAGTAGAAGCAGGTGGTTTTAAGACTGGTGGAATAAACTTTGATGCTAAAACAAGAAGAAATTCAACTGACTTAGAAGATATCTTCATCGCACACATTGGTGGAATGGATGTATTTGCAAGAGCATTGATTGTAGCTTATGACATTCTTGAAAAGTCTCCATATAAGAAGATGCGTGCTGATCGTTACGCTTCTTTCGATAGTGGAAATGGTCAGAAGTTCGCCAACGGAGAAATGAGTCTAGAAGATCTTGCAAAAATTGGTAGAGCAACTGCAGAACCAGCTCAAATTAGTGGTAAGCAGGAGCTTTATGAGATGATCTTGAATCAGTATATTTGATGCATAATCGAAAATATATCATAGGAAAAGCCCCCAGTTTGGGGGCTTTTTTAGTTTAGAGCTCCCTAGTTTTAGGGATTTTAAGTGAAACTTGTTCATAGTAATTTTGATGAAGAAAAAATTAAAATATTATGATTAAGATAATTCAAACTTTGGCAATTTCTTTTTTGTGTTTGGTCGCAAACGCAAATATAGTTTTTCAAGGAAATACATATGCGGGAGGCGGTGGAGGAGCAATCTCTGATCCAAGTACAAATGCGTTTAGCTACGATTCGTATTCAGGTCTGGGAGGTAATGAAACTTTCTTAAGAATTGATCAATATTGGTACAGAATAACAACAGGAATAGGAATTACAAATAGTGCTAACCATTATGTTCTTGCAAGAACTGTTGATCCATTTTGTAGTGAAAATCCGCCAGCATCAGCCCAATGGTATGTTTATCCCTCTAATCCTTTATATTCCGGTGTTCAATGGCAAAACTACCCCAATGGCACTCCTCCTTCAGCTACAAATTTGTATTCCGCAGTAACTTACAATATCTCAGGGCAGGTTGGTGTAATAAATTACTCTACAAGTACAGTCATGCCTTATTTCATTGACCTTGCTAGTCAGCCAACTAGTACAATTACCGGTATTAGTCCATCTACGGGCAGGATATATTATAATCAATGTGAGAATACAGTTGACGTTGGTATCGGAAATTCCTGGTCAAGTTTGTGGCCAAACACAAAAAATTATTTTCTACAAAAGAAACAAGCCTTTGAATTCGGAAATAGTCAAACTCGGATTGTGGGGGAGTTCGGCACCGGATTGTATGGTACTGGTTTTAGCAACATTGTTCAACTTAACTTTGTGACCGATAATAAGAAGTCACTCGTTCTTGGGAGAGATTTTTATAAACATAATAGCGATTTAAATTTTTCTGGCTCAGTGGGTTCGGTGCCCAATTTTCAATTTGGGAATTATACTTTAACAGATACTGATCACTTAGTAGTTTTACACAATTCAGCAGCTGCCTCTACTTTTACACTGCCAAATAATTCTTTTCCAATTAGCGAACAGGGACGACATTATATTATCATTAATTCCTCAAGCAATAATCTAACACTTTCACCCAGTGTAAATGGATTGGTTTCTTCCATCGTTCCTCCCAATGAAAGTGTGATGATTGTAAACGTGGGTTCTTGGTATAGGATAAATTGATTTAGGAGGAAATAATTTTTGGTTGACTTAAATTAAAAAGCCCTTACGGTTTTGAAATCGTAAGGGCACTTGTATGTTCAATCTTCTTTAAGCTGACTCCAAAGCTCTCTTTGCAGCTGTTTCTTCTTTCCAGTTTTTCCACTTTTCTCCAAGGATTTTGGTCATTCCTCTGTCCACAACTTGGTGACGGGCAAGATTAAAACCACCCTTAAGGAAAGTGAAAGCGGAGTCATTTGCTCTTAGTGCTAAGCTAAATCCTCCATCTACATAGCGGATATGGTGCCACCAAAGACTTGGGATGAATGCCGTTTCACCATGTTCAAAAATCGCCTCGTATCCAGTGAGGTTTCTAGCCGCAGGGAATTTTTCGAAATCAGGATTCTCAGGGTCAAAATGACTCATTACCGTATAAGGGTGCTGATAAAGCTTTTTGCTTTCTTCTGGAGAGAAAAGGATGATTTTCTTGCGGGTTTGAAACTGCGTCAAAAATACATTCGAACAATCCATGTCGTAGTGTAAGCTAGTCACAGAGTCTTGCCCTCCAAAGAAAACAAACTTGTAGCTTTTAATAAAGCCATCCATAATGGTAGGATAACTAATGTCATTGGCGAGCTCAGGCCTTTTCTTGAAAATATCGAATAAGAATATACGAAGATCAACAGGTCCTCCTTGAATAAGGTCTAAATACTCACCAAATTTCATCGTTTTGGCTATTTGGAAGTATTTTTTTGGATCATGATAGTTCTTGTCTATCAACGGCACTTCTAAGTCACCATGATTTTCTTTTAGCCAATCAAAGGTCCACTTTTGTGCGGCTGGCCAGTCCTTTACTAAGTCAGTGAAAATTACCGGCTTTTTAGGCTTCAAATAATTCTCAATGAATTCTTCCCTAGTTAGTCCTGTTCTACGTTCTATAGGTAGAAGTTTCATATTTTTATTGAATTGAGTTTTTGCATTGGAGCTAAAGTCAACTCTGCTTATGGTTTCTTAATTGATTAAAACTTGAACGCAAAATTAATAGTATTAGTTTTTTTAACGATAACAATTTGTGTTTTTCTTAGATGAGTAAATTATTCAACACCTTTATCCTCTTTGTAATTGCATTATTTCTTGCAGTTCTATTATTTCTAACACTGAAAAATGGATTCTCAAATCCGTTTAAAGTGAAGTCCACAGAAACCATTCATAATCTTGTTTTAGAAAAGACAAAGGCCTTAGGAAAGCTTGAAACAGTGACTTTTTACTTTAAAGATATTGTAGAACAGAAGCTATCGCGTGACTATTTGCCCGACCCCAAAGCACTGATCATTGTTTACGGAGAAGCAACAGGTTGTCTTGATTTGACAAAAATTAAATCTGAGGATATTGTCACTGAGCGAGACACTATTTACATTACTTTACCTCAAGCGGAGCTTTGTTCCTATAAAATTGACCATTCTAAGACATATATTTATGATGCGTCTTATGCATTTATGAACGAGAAACTGCTTTTTGAGGAAGCATATAAATCAGCGGAGAAGCAGATTAAAGAAAGTGCTCTTAAGGCAAATATTTTAAATCAAGCTAGCGAAAATGCTGTCCAAGTTTTGAAGCCATTGCTCGAAAGTGTTGGTCAAAAACCAGTTCTTTTTAAATAAAACCTTGTCGATGTGGCAGAAAAACTCCGTTAGGCTGCCATTCTGACCATTTAAGCCACAAAAACTTATATCCGCACTATTCTTGTTTGATCAAGTTTGGATTTCAGTAAATTTGCAGTTCATTTCAATTTAGATAACACAATCATTACAATATATAATGTTCAATTTTTTAACTAAAAGCATTTCAAAGGTTTTCGGAACCAAATCGGATAGGGACGTAAAAAGCCTTTCCCCTTACGTAGATGCAACCAATGCAGAGTATGCCAAACTGCAATCTCTTAACAACGATGATTTTAGATATAAAAGTCAAGAGTTAAAGGATGAAATTCAAGCTGGACTAAAGCATATTCAGGATGAAATTGATAGCCTAAACAAGGAAGCGAGTGAAAATGCGGAATTAAGTATTGATCAAAAAGAAGACCTATACAAGCAAGTAGATGCTCTTAAATTGAAATACAATGAAGAGTTAGAAGTTATTTTGCTCGATATATTGCCAAGAGCGTTTGCGGTTATAAAAGAGACAGCACGCAGGTTCAAGGAAAATGACAATATCACAGTAAACGCTTCGCACCTTGATCGTGAGCTTGCTATGACTAAAG
This portion of the Spirosomataceae bacterium TFI 002 genome encodes:
- a CDS encoding TonB-linked outer membrane protein, SusC/RagA family, with the translated sequence MKKNLLLFFGVFLVFSTLELTAQSRKITGKVSSAEDGVVLPGVSVQIKNSSKGTQTDSEGNFSIEAESTETLVVSFIGMKAQERVVGNQRIINVVLEMDDNVLEEMVVIGYGVQQKSKLTSSITSVNGKDIANLVTPSFDQQLAGRAAGVQVNVGSGIVGQAPRIRIRGTNSITSGGSPLFVIDGVPALDGNQAGANVPSNPLGDINPTDIESIEILKDGAATAIYGSRATNGVILITTKKGKKNQPMKVNFDVQYGVTNPVNRFNLLNAEQFVEIANEKVKNAGGATAPAVLDANRTNTDWQDVILTQGVAQNYNVSFSGGLEKTNYYFSLGYNKQDGAVVSNGQTRYNFTSNLDHSFNKYVSIGTKMQIARTENDGLNSGSNALSGNLTGAARMFPNVPIYSDTHPTGFNISPDNAVLGQGANLRNIDNNYTNIAFVLANNVFNNQIGRALSTNYIQVTPFDGLILKSMIGIDYTDLRTFSSTDPRHGDGRGSNGTMNRTSRNVTRWNWQNTANYLGSFGKSSINATAGLEYQQQNVSSFTAGAANFSDRFFQEENIISGSFSVPTVFGGGVNSGFDSYFGRIQYDYDNKYFVTFSGRNDGLSDLPAASRRGNFFGGSLAYRVSNEKFFQESALSNLISDMKLRASYAQVGNVSIGDFPYLGLFGAAQYGSQNGVGFTQAGNSGLKWESSTQTNFGIDLGFLQNRILFTAEYYRNDVSDLILNAPTAPSLGIPNNSISKNVGSLYNKGLEFSLSYEAVSKPNFSWNTGLNFSTQENMVTGLNKGTDGTDQPIFAGPYHIIRVGDPVASLYGFQSAGVNPANGFPLFEKGDGRIVQRNVNTGAYSFYNSENPTVTTDTQGASLLSADVEDGGDRRVLGNTNPTYFGGFTNTFAYKGIDLEIFTRFSGGNKIMNVTRQETLLNQDFNNNGAEILNRWTEVGQITDVPKMVLNNGNVINLNGATNSRFVENGDFVRIQNIVLGYSLPKSIFENTKTGIRSVRAYASLQNALTFTKYTGLDPELNANGNVNQTFGLDYNTNPQFRAFTFGLSVGL
- a CDS encoding Starch-binding associating with outer membrane, coding for MKISKYSKLAIVGLVVSAFSCNVTDLAPIDALSESTAFQTPERIELVVAGVYDGAQSGFYAGGLNGGVIRGYPFGAAHLQQGDCRGEDMVSVAAFYGITYDGTYDATTPNNGFFWQTSYAMINRANVAIDGIRKAPTEGALTAEIKNSYEAELRLLRALGHFYLVVNFARPFGDNPNAANGGIIYRTEPVGTSTGLTADEAGVQPRNTVAECYTKLLEDLDFAEANLPATRAVNGITRATKGAAIALKTRVKLHQGNWSGVITEANKLLPSSGTLQSPIGGYQLTATPMGAFGSANKTNTESILSMENNDVDNAGVNGAAPTMYSASVVGGRGIVGISPLIWNQPFFAADDFRKSAQMVTQDGATSPGRGAYFTKKYADATARTDNSPIIRYAEVVLNAAEAIARTSTGVDARALSLLNAVRNRALPEGSPARYTEASFASNAELVRAILNERRIEFLAEGMRWLDIHRLGTDATFGPGGVPAKASRTLTFTNLYTNDPTTTFTMLAALPYSSFKFIWPLPIEEINNNPTLKAQQNPGY
- a CDS encoding D-xylose isomerase, giving the protein MSKLNVTLGDKEYFPFIKEQIKFEGRESDNPMAFKWYDADRVIAGKTMRDHLKFAVSYWHTFCGTGGDPFGPGTKNFPWDAKGNNIGGAKDKMDAAFEFFTKLGTDYWCFHDADMSPEGDSVKEYESNMRTMVDYAKAKQKASNVKLLWGTANLFSNPRYMNGASTNPNFDVVARASVQIQNCIDATIELGGDGYTFWGGREGYMSLLNTLPKKELANMGRFLGMARDYARKNGFEGSFYIEPKPAEPSKHQYDFDTQTVIGFLREHGLEKDFSMNIEVNHATLAGHTFSHELQMAADAGMLGSIDANRGDYQNGWDTDQFPVDIYELTEAMLIIVEAGGFKTGGINFDAKTRRNSTDLEDIFIAHIGGMDVFARALIVAYDILEKSPYKKMRADRYASFDSGNGQKFANGEMSLEDLAKIGRATAEPAQISGKQELYEMILNQYI
- a CDS encoding Cupin-like domain-containing protein, whose translation is MKLLPIERRTGLTREEFIENYLKPKKPVIFTDLVKDWPAAQKWTFDWLKENHGDLEVPLIDKNYHDPKKYFQIAKTMKFGEYLDLIQGGPVDLRIFLFDIFKKRPELANDISYPTIMDGFIKSYKFVFFGGQDSVTSLHYDMDCSNVFLTQFQTRKKIILFSPEESKKLYQHPYTVMSHFDPENPDFEKFPAARNLTGYEAIFEHGETAFIPSLWWHHIRYVDGGFSLALRANDSAFTFLKGGFNLARHQVVDRGMTKILGEKWKNWKEETAAKRALESA